The following coding sequences are from one Musa acuminata AAA Group cultivar baxijiao chromosome BXJ2-4, Cavendish_Baxijiao_AAA, whole genome shotgun sequence window:
- the LOC103980250 gene encoding cyclin-dependent kinase B1-1-like produces the protein MEKYEKLEKVGEGTYGKVYKAKDKATGQLVALKKTRLQMDEEGIPPTSLREISLLQLLSRSIYIVRLLNVEQVKKNNKPILYLVFEYVDTDLKKFIDSYRRGSNPRPIPSPVIQSFLYQLCKGVAHCHGHGVLHRDLKPQNLLVDKEKGILKIADLGLGRAFTIPLKSYTHEIVTLWYRAPEVLLGTTHYSIGVDMWSIGCIFAEMVQRQLLFPGDSELQQLLHIFRLLGTPTEEQWPGVGLLRDWHEYPQWKPQNLARAVPALEPQGVDLLSKMLQYDPANRISAKAATEHPYFDSLDKSQF, from the exons ATGGAGAAGTACGAGAAGCTGGAGAAGGTCGGGGAGGGGACGTACGGGAAGGTGTACAAGGCGAAGGACAAGGCCACGGGGCAGCTCGTCGCCCTCAAGAAGACCCGCCTCCAGATGGACGAGGAGGGCATCCCCCCCACTTCCCTCCGCGAGATCTCCCTCCTCCAGTTGCTCTCCCGCTCCATCTACATCGTTCG TTTGCTGAATGTGGAGCAAGTGAAGAAGAATAACAAGCCCATTCTCTATCTGGTGTTCGAGTATGTGGATACTGATCTCAAGAAGTTCATCGACTCCTATCGCAGGGGATCCAACCCCAGGCCGATCCCCTCCCCTGTCATTCAG AGCTTTTTGTATCAGTTATGTAAAGGAGTTGCACATTGTCATGGTCATGGAGTGCTTCACAG GGATCTGAAGCCTCAAAATCTTCttgttgacaaagagaagggcatCTTGAAAATAGCCGATCTTGGGCTGGGAAGAGCCTTCACCATTCCTCTAAAGAGTTACACACACGAG ATCGTAACGCTTTGGTATAGAGCTCCTGAGGTCTTGTTGGGAACAACCCACTACTCAATTGGAGTGGATATGTGGTCCATAGGATGTATATTTG CTGAAATGGTGCAAAGACAACTGCTTTTTCCTGGTGACTCGGAGTTGCAGCAATTACTTCACATCTTCAG GCTTTTAGGGACTCCAACTGAGGAACAGTGGCCTGGAGTTGGCTTACTGCGGGATTGGCATGAGTATCCACAGTGGAAACCTCAAAACTTGGCACGTGCAGTTCCGGCGTTGGAACCTCAAGGCGTTGACCTTTTATCG AAGATGCTTCAATATGACCCAGCCAACCGGATATCAGCTAAAGCAGCAACGGAGCATCCCTATTTCGATTCCCTCGACAAGTCACAATTTTAG
- the LOC135609434 gene encoding protein LURP-one-related 8-like — protein MTRKVHPNAAAPAREPPRIASCCGGDDAWGKDSAAVLTVWRKSLLFSCSGFTVFDAKGDLVFRVETYGSGTAGELVLMDATGKPLLTLRRKRLSLGENWLIYDGEGAGNPLYSVRKHVNLRRCKALAHVTPCGSDDGCGGYEVEGSYSRRSCTVFDDRGRAVAEVQQKEAVGGVAFGGEVFRLVVQPDVNACLAMAVLIVLDQMFG, from the exons ATGACGAGGAAGGTCCACCCGAACGCCGCCGCTCCGGCTCGCGAGCCCCCGAGGATCGCCTCCTGTTGTGGCGGCGATGATGCGTGGGGGAAGGATAGCGCCGCGGTGTTGACGGTGTGGCGGAAGTCGCTGCTGTTCAGTTGCAGTGGGTTCACGGTCTTCGATGCCAAGGGCGACTTGGTGTTCCGAGTCGAAACCTACGGATCGGGGACCGCGGGGGAGCTCGTGCTCATGGATGCCACCGGGAAGCCGTTGCTCACCCTGCGAAGAAAG AGGCTGAGTCTCGGGGAGAACTGGCTGATCTACGACGGGGAGGGCGCCGGTAACCCACTGTACTCCGTCAGGAAGCACGTGAACCTCCGGCGCTGCAAGGCCCTCGCGCATGTGACCCCTTGCGGCAGCGACGACGGCTGTGGAGGGTATGAGGTGGAGGGGTCGTACTCGCGGCGGAGCTGCACCGTCTTTGACGACCGGGGGCGCGCCGTGGCGGAGGTCCAGCAAAAGGAGGCCGTCGGCGGCGTGGCCTTCGGCGGAGAGGTCTTTCGGCTGGTGGTCCAGCCGGATGTGAACGCGTGCCTCGCCATGGCCGTCCTCATCGTCCTCGATCAGATGTTCGGATAG
- the LOC103980251 gene encoding NAC domain-containing protein 68: MGRTRDAEAELNLPPGFRFHPTDEELVVHYLCRKTACQCLPVPIIAEIDLYKYEPWELPDKALFGNREWYFFTPRDRKYPNGSRPNRAAGKGYWKATGADKPISPKGSNRTVGIKKALVFYSGKAPKGVKTDWIMHEYRLADVNRSANKGSLRLDNWVLCRLYNKKNTWEKTKMQKQETSFGETMQSVDDALSDSFRTPESDVENEVVLPDFDDLGYLSQASTGVQALSTCKTAGHQMIEKSQKEDSEWFMDLKLDDLQSSYTNFGSTPISDATNQDYYFQSFVSPLLRPNHTNMRQF; encoded by the exons ATGGGGAGGACAAGAGACGCCGAAGCGGAGCTCAATTTGCCGCCGGGGTTCCGGTTCCACCCCACAGACGAGGAGCTCGTTGTGCACTATCTCTGCCGCAAGACCGCCTGCCAGTGCCTGCCTGTGCCCATCATCGCCGAGATCGATCTCTACAAGTACGAGCCTTGGGAACTTCCAG ATAAGGCGTTGTTTGGGAACAGAGAGTGGTACTTCTTCACCCCTCGTGACCGCAAGTACCCGAATGGGTCGAGGCCAAACAGGGCTGCCGGTAAGGGATACTGGAAGGCAACTGGTGCTGATAAGCCGATCTCACCAAAGGGCAGCAACAGGACTGTTGGGATCAAGAAAGCTTTGGTGTTTTACTCCGGCAAGGCACCGAAAGGAGTGAAGACAGATTGGATCATGCATGAATACAGGTTGGCTGACGTGAACCGCAGCGCCAACAAGGGAAGCCTACGG TTGGATAACTGGGTTCTTTGCCGGCTATACAACAAGAAGAATACCTGGGAGAAGACGAAGATGCAGAAACAGGAGACATCCTTTGGAGAGACCATGCAATCAGTGGATGATGCACTGTCCGACAGCTTCAGGACACCAGAATCAGATGTAGAAAATGAGGTCGTGTTACCAGATTTTGATGATCTAGGCTATCTATCCCAAGCTTCTACTGGAGTGCAAGCATTGAGCACCTGCAAAACAGCTGGACATCAGATGATCGAGAAGAGTCAGAAAGAAGACAGTGAGTGGTTTATGGACTTGAAACTAGATGATTTGCAGAGCTCCTACACCAACTTCGGATCAACACCCATTTCAGATGCAACGAACCAAGATTACTACTTCCAATCCTTTGTATCTCCATTGCTGAGGCCAAATCATACCAACATGCGACAGTTCTGA
- the LOC103980509 gene encoding protein LURP-one-related 5-like, with amino-acid sequence MGFHGTDGFSIYDGMGRSSFRLDNYSRKRKCFAGDLLLMDGNGKAVVTLRPQILSMQDRWSGLRGEDGRETDFRSTHVFDTRRRPVLQSCDEAEVLMDSTPDHKLPDFRTEGCFRRRNCKIMNRNDDEVTRISRNKENKSVAPGDDVFNLIIQPNMETELMAAFLVLMDRICT; translated from the exons ATGGGCTTCCACGGAACAGATGGGTTCTCGATTTATGATGGCATGGGAAGATCGTCGTTTCGGCTCGACAATTACTCGAGGAAGCGCAAGTGCTTTGCTGGAGACCTTCTGCTCATGGATGGAAATGGGAAGGCTGTCGTGACTCTGAGGCCTCAG ATCTTGAGCATGCAGGACAGATGGAGTGGGCTCAGAGGTGAAGATGGCCGGGAAACAGATTTCAGATCCACTCATGTCTTCGACACCAGGAGGCGACCGGTCCTTCAAAGTTGCGATGAGGCCGAGGTGCTCATGGACAGTACTCCAGACCACAAACTCCCAGATTTCAGAAccgaaggatgtttcagaagaagaaacTGCAAGATCATGAACAGGAATGACGATGAAGTGACACGAATAAGCCGCAACAAGGAGAACAAGTCGGTCGCACCGGGAGACGACGTCTTCAACTTGATCATTCAGCCTAACATGGAGACTGAGCTGATGGCGGCTTTTCTGGTCCTCATGGATCGCATCTGTACTTAG